The Arachis ipaensis cultivar K30076 chromosome B07, Araip1.1, whole genome shotgun sequence genome includes a window with the following:
- the LOC110264740 gene encoding uncharacterized protein LOC110264740, which translates to MKTKSKSLDHDAMMSDTFKYTHTLKEKNERFAYQRVVDHYESYTQRLKVATQQSQCTGDDDNNSAASFVDPDMVWCEVASESYKNRVYGLGSFFTDNLRTSTLRQSSASATSRPFDPRTMSI; encoded by the exons ATGAAAACAAAG TCTAAGTCGTTGGATCATGATGCGATGATGTCGGATACTTTCAAGTATACTCACACGTTGAAGGAGAAAAATGAGAGATTTGCTTATCAGCGGGTTGTggatcattat GAGTCCTACACGCAAAGATTAAAGGTCGCAACCCAGCAATCTCAATGTACTGGAGACGACGACAACAACTCCGCTGCATCATTCGTCGATCCTGATATGGTTTGGTGCGAGGTCGCATCTGAGTCGTACAAGAATCGCGTCTACGGGTTGGGATCATTCTTTACTGACAACCTTCGCACATCCACATTGAGACAATCATCTGCCTCTGCCACTAGTCGGCCCTTCGATCCCAGGACAATGTCGATTTGA